A section of the Humulus lupulus chromosome 2, drHumLupu1.1, whole genome shotgun sequence genome encodes:
- the LOC133817415 gene encoding trans-resveratrol di-O-methyltransferase-like → MNLILGDGEVSSSELLQAQELVFNCSLSFIKPMSLKCAIDLGIPDIIHNHGQPITLSNLISSLPIHPSKAHFIHRLMRILVHFGFFSTQPQEEKKEEETYSLTLASRLLLKDSPFRATPFCLIPLNPLFLTPWHFLSTWLQKGDDDPTPFEMVNGMNFWDGVGNDPMAKCMFTEAMTSDSHLMSKVIVEEGKEVFQGLSSLVDVGGGAGIMAKAIANAFTNIKCTVLDLPYIVADLKGTHNLNFVEGDMFKKVPTANAVLLKWILHDWSDEEAVIILKNCREAIWSKDKGGKVIVIDMIIDESPKLESKSAETQLYFDMVMMINVTGRERNRKEWENLFLVAGFSHYKITTIEGQGLRSIIEVYP, encoded by the exons ATGAATTTGATCTTGGGTGATGGGGAAGTGAGCTCTAGCGAGCTTCTTCAAGCTCAAGAGCTTGTATTCAACTGTTCACTCAGCTTCATAAAGCCCATGTCATTAAAATGTGCCATTGATTTAGGTATCCCAGATATCATCCACAACCATGGCCAACCCATTACACTATCCAATCTCATTTCCTCCCTTCCTATCCACCCTTCAAAAGCTCATTTCATTCATCGCCTTATGCGAATCCTTGTTCATTTTGGCTTTTTCTCAACACAACCACAAGaagaaaaaaaggaagaagagacaTACTCCCTCACACTTGCTTCTAGGCTTCTCTTAAAAGATAGTCCTTTTAGGGCTACACCATTTTGTCTCATCCCACTCAATCCACTTTTTCTTACCCCATGGCATTTCTTGAGCACTTGGTTACAAAAAGGCGATGATGATCCGACGCCGTTTGAGATGGTGAATGGGATGAATTTTTGGGATGGCGTAGGTAATGATCCGATGGCTAAGTGCATGTTTACGGAAGCCATGACCAGTGACTCCCATCTAATGTCGAAAGTGATTGTGGAAGAGGGCAAAGAGGTGTTTCAAGGGTTAAGTTCGTTGGTGGATGTGGGAGGTGGCGCAGGTATTATGGCCAAGGCCATAGCCAATGCCTTCACTAACATTAAATGCACTGTGCTTGATCTTCCATATATTGTTGCTGATTTGAAGGGAACACACAACTTGAACTTTGTTGAAGGAGATATGTTTAAGAAAGTACCTACTGCAAATGCTGTTTTGCTCAag tgGATTTTGCATGACTGGAGTGATGAAGAGGCTGTGATTATATTAAAGAACTGTCGAGAAGCCATTTGGAGCAAAGACAAAGGAGGGAAAGTGATAGTGATTGATATGATTATTGATGAGAGCCCAAAGTTGGAGTCAAAGTCAGCTGAAACTCAACTCTATTTTGATATGGTAATGATGATCAACGTCACCGGCAGAGAACGTAATAGAAAAGAATGGGAAAACCTCTTCTTGGTTGCTGGATTTAGCCATTACAAGATAACTACAATTGAGGGACAGGGACTTAGATCTATCATTGAAGTTTATCCTTAA